The Candidatus Endomicrobium procryptotermitis genome has a window encoding:
- a CDS encoding acetyl-CoA carboxylase carboxyltransferase subunit alpha, which produces MNNSFDFEQPIIEIEKKIESLKTSSEHDNTDYSDQIEELEKKKQELKQKIYASLTPWQRIQIARHPQRPYSTDYIKMIFEDFIELRGDRVFGDDSSLLCGMASIDGKPVMVIGHQKGRTLQENMDRNFGMAHPEGYRKAMRVMNLAQKFNRFIVTFIDTSGAYPGIAAEERGQAEAIARNLRDMSDLKVPVFSIVIGEGGSGGALGIGVANKVLMLENSYYSVISPEGCAAILFRDGSKAKEAAEAMKITAGDLLSLKVIDEIIKEPLGGAHTDPLKTAANIKSSINRYIKQYENMTTNEIADDRYAKFRNMGFFSESEMPKKSFQKQIKSKTENEAAREKIKKHRRKGIVEIKEKAVKKK; this is translated from the coding sequence ATGAATAATTCTTTTGACTTTGAACAGCCGATAATCGAGATTGAAAAAAAGATAGAAAGTCTTAAAACTTCTTCAGAACATGACAATACGGATTATTCTGACCAAATAGAAGAACTTGAAAAAAAGAAACAGGAATTAAAGCAAAAAATATACGCTTCTCTTACTCCTTGGCAAAGAATTCAAATCGCCAGACATCCCCAGCGTCCGTATTCTACGGATTACATAAAAATGATATTTGAGGATTTTATCGAACTTCGCGGAGACAGAGTTTTCGGCGATGATAGTTCTTTGTTGTGCGGTATGGCGTCCATTGATGGAAAACCTGTTATGGTCATAGGACATCAAAAAGGAAGAACTCTACAGGAAAATATGGACAGAAATTTCGGTATGGCTCATCCTGAAGGGTATCGCAAGGCGATGAGAGTTATGAACCTTGCCCAAAAATTTAACCGTTTCATAGTAACTTTTATAGATACTTCCGGCGCATATCCCGGCATTGCTGCAGAAGAAAGAGGTCAGGCCGAAGCCATTGCCAGAAATTTAAGAGATATGTCGGATTTAAAAGTTCCGGTTTTCAGCATTGTCATAGGCGAAGGCGGTTCAGGCGGTGCTTTGGGGATAGGCGTTGCAAATAAAGTTCTTATGCTTGAAAATTCTTATTATTCAGTTATATCTCCGGAAGGCTGTGCGGCGATTCTTTTCAGAGATGGCTCAAAAGCCAAAGAAGCTGCTGAAGCCATGAAAATTACCGCTGGCGATTTGTTAAGTTTGAAAGTCATAGATGAAATAATCAAAGAACCTCTTGGCGGTGCGCATACCGATCCTTTAAAAACTGCTGCAAACATTAAGTCCTCAATAAATAGATACATTAAACAATACGAAAATATGACGACCAACGAAATAGCCGATGACAGATATGCCAAATTTAGAAATATGGGTTTTTTTTCCGAATCTGAAATGCCAAAAAAATCCTTCCAAAAACAAATTAAATCCAAAACGGAAAACGAAGCGGCAAGAGAAAAAATAAAAAAACACAGAAGAAAGGGCATCGTAGAAATTAAAGAGAAAGCAGTGAAAAAGAAGTAA
- the fba gene encoding class II fructose-1,6-bisphosphate aldolase — translation MALVPAKQILEEARKKGYGVGAYNVNNMEQIQAIMEAAKETQSPVIIQASRGALKYSNFTYLGYLMKAAVIENPDIPVAMHLDHGNSLESAKKAIELGFSSVMIDGSLMEDGKTASTYDYNVEVTKSVVEYAHARGVSVEAEIGTLGGIEDGVGSGHIHLTEPQEAKRFVEATKVDSLAIAIGTSHGAYKFKGAANLAFEVLKEIRSLIDIPIVLHGASSVPQELIDEVNKYGGKMPGATGVPMASLQEAIKLGVSKINVDTDGRLAITAAIRKVFTETPEKFDPRDYLGPARLALKNLIVTKMKDFSTAGHAGDYKPLTLEDMKKEYALK, via the coding sequence ATGGCTTTAGTACCTGCAAAACAAATTTTGGAAGAAGCAAGAAAAAAAGGTTATGGTGTTGGTGCATACAATGTAAATAATATGGAACAAATTCAGGCGATTATGGAAGCTGCGAAAGAAACGCAGTCTCCTGTAATTATTCAAGCCAGCAGGGGAGCATTGAAATATTCCAATTTTACATATTTGGGATATTTGATGAAAGCTGCAGTTATAGAAAATCCGGATATTCCTGTGGCTATGCATCTTGATCACGGAAACTCTCTTGAATCTGCAAAAAAAGCGATTGAACTCGGTTTTTCTTCGGTCATGATAGACGGCTCTTTGATGGAAGATGGTAAAACCGCGTCGACTTACGATTATAATGTCGAAGTAACGAAATCGGTTGTTGAATATGCTCATGCCAGAGGTGTAAGCGTAGAAGCTGAAATCGGAACTCTCGGAGGCATTGAAGATGGCGTCGGTTCTGGACACATTCATCTAACCGAACCTCAGGAAGCAAAAAGATTCGTTGAAGCGACAAAAGTAGATTCATTGGCTATAGCTATAGGAACTTCGCACGGTGCGTATAAATTCAAAGGCGCGGCAAATTTAGCCTTTGAGGTTTTGAAAGAAATCAGGTCGCTGATTGACATCCCGATAGTTCTTCACGGAGCGTCTTCGGTTCCGCAGGAACTGATAGACGAAGTAAACAAATACGGCGGGAAAATGCCAGGAGCCACAGGTGTTCCGATGGCAAGCCTTCAAGAGGCCATAAAACTTGGTGTATCTAAAATAAATGTCGATACGGATGGAAGACTTGCGATTACGGCGGCCATAAGAAAAGTGTTTACAGAAACTCCGGAAAAGTTTGACCCGAGAGATTATTTGGGACCGGCGCGTTTGGCTCTTAAAAATCTTATAGTTACCAAGATGAAAGATTTCAGCACAGCAGGACATGCTGGAGACTATAAGCCGTTAACACTCGAAGATATGAAAAAAGAATACGCTTTAAAATAA
- a CDS encoding HAMP domain-containing histidine kinase — translation MNLRFKFTLSVSILLILVIFFVAYSIFLAQKNFLTLQFEEDRVRSYRLFFHSCEKALKVNDVDQLISIIDSIVSIHRPAVVYSGYVSAERNIFTSRDDKNIGSAFVPRIKKAYSPKTDIYESLTGEYIFEYAAPILYGDKYGGTLVVGFSQDYMESLIQQGTSLIYKQIKAVAFIALILGILGANFMAWQLSKPIQLLARAAKKIGEGDMNVNVDVKRSDELGVLSKAFNEMIVKVKETDELKDGFVSSVSHELRSPLAAIDGYCDLLIEGVEGSERKYSLEQQLKGLKIIKNASIRLTNFINNILDLAKMKAGKFEMKAGSVFVDEIVREITLLFESLAVTQNKKLSFKMPQSMPPIYGDNEKIKQVLTNLVSNAFKFTKEGDRITISGMISPSYGNDFIEIWVADTGIGLTKRDAEKVFEKFYQVRGGEFKKPKGTGLGLSIVYEMIKLHHGRIWAESELGVGTTFKFVLPIRNGN, via the coding sequence ATGAACTTAAGATTTAAGTTCACTCTCTCAGTTTCCATCCTTTTGATTCTCGTTATTTTTTTTGTGGCTTATTCGATTTTTTTGGCTCAAAAAAATTTTTTGACTTTACAGTTTGAAGAAGACAGAGTCCGTTCTTATAGGCTTTTTTTTCATTCCTGCGAAAAAGCTTTAAAAGTTAATGACGTTGATCAGCTTATAAGCATAATCGATTCTATAGTTTCAATACATAGGCCTGCGGTGGTTTATTCGGGTTATGTATCTGCAGAGCGAAACATTTTCACTTCAAGAGACGATAAAAATATAGGTTCCGCTTTTGTTCCAAGAATTAAGAAGGCATACTCTCCTAAAACCGACATTTATGAATCTCTTACGGGAGAATACATATTTGAATATGCGGCTCCTATTCTCTACGGGGACAAGTATGGTGGAACTTTGGTTGTGGGTTTTTCGCAAGATTATATGGAATCGCTCATACAGCAGGGTACCTCGCTTATTTACAAACAAATTAAAGCAGTTGCGTTTATAGCTTTGATTTTGGGAATATTAGGAGCCAACTTTATGGCATGGCAGCTTAGCAAACCGATACAACTGCTGGCACGGGCTGCAAAAAAAATCGGCGAAGGTGATATGAATGTAAATGTTGATGTTAAAAGGAGCGATGAGCTCGGTGTTCTTTCAAAAGCTTTTAATGAGATGATTGTAAAGGTAAAAGAAACCGACGAATTAAAAGATGGATTTGTCTCAAGTGTCTCTCATGAATTAAGATCGCCTTTGGCCGCGATTGACGGTTACTGCGATTTACTTATAGAAGGGGTAGAAGGGTCCGAAAGAAAGTATTCTCTTGAACAGCAGTTAAAAGGATTAAAAATCATAAAAAACGCTTCGATAAGGCTGACGAATTTTATCAATAACATTTTGGATTTGGCGAAGATGAAAGCAGGGAAATTTGAAATGAAAGCTGGTTCAGTTTTTGTGGATGAAATCGTAAGAGAAATAACTCTGCTCTTTGAATCGCTGGCGGTTACGCAGAACAAAAAACTTTCTTTTAAAATGCCGCAGTCAATGCCGCCGATTTATGGAGACAATGAGAAAATTAAACAGGTCTTGACAAATCTTGTAAGCAATGCCTTTAAATTTACCAAAGAAGGTGACAGAATAACCATAAGCGGCATGATTTCGCCTTCTTATGGGAATGATTTTATAGAAATATGGGTTGCTGATACCGGAATAGGTCTAACAAAACGTGATGCTGAAAAGGTTTTTGAAAAGTTTTATCAGGTTAGAGGCGGCGAATTTAAAAAACCTAAGGGTACAGGCCTCGGTCTTTCAATAGTGTATGAGATGATAAAATTGCATCACGGACGTATATGGGCAGAAAGCGAACTGGGAGTGGGAACTACGTTTAAGTTTGTTCTGCCTATAAGGAACGGAAATTAG
- a CDS encoding response regulator: protein MAKILIIDDEPFLREMLDDILSFAGYNVVKASNGKEGLQKIFSDCPDIVLLDCSMPEMDGYEVLTHLRKAPKFMNLPVIMLTAMTGENEEIKGFSLGLDDYITKPFKSAVLLARVRTILERKKLSVDSNPLTSFAGNAAIKSEAEKRLQLGKQFAFLYIDISNFKSFNDKYGLQRGDDVIKYTADCLSSAVKSDFNDDDFIGHAGGDDFVIMTHPKKAEAIAKKVIERFDPGIKNFYDEVDRKNGYIMSIDRQYNKKNFPIMTVSVAIISTEISSLSHFSDISRRAAELKSLAKRNEKSSYVFERRK from the coding sequence ATGGCGAAAATTTTAATTATCGATGATGAACCTTTTTTAAGAGAAATGCTTGACGATATTCTTTCTTTTGCGGGTTATAATGTCGTTAAAGCGTCCAACGGCAAAGAAGGACTGCAGAAAATATTTTCAGATTGCCCGGATATTGTTCTTTTAGATTGCTCTATGCCTGAAATGGATGGATATGAAGTTTTAACGCATTTGAGAAAAGCTCCAAAATTTATGAATCTTCCAGTAATAATGCTTACAGCAATGACAGGGGAAAATGAGGAAATAAAAGGGTTTAGTTTAGGTCTTGATGACTATATAACAAAACCGTTCAAATCCGCCGTTTTGCTTGCCCGCGTGCGCACAATACTTGAAAGAAAAAAACTGAGTGTTGATTCAAATCCCCTCACTTCTTTTGCGGGAAATGCGGCGATAAAGTCAGAAGCTGAGAAACGTCTGCAGCTCGGCAAACAGTTTGCTTTTTTGTATATAGACATTTCAAATTTTAAAAGTTTTAACGATAAATACGGTCTTCAGCGCGGTGATGACGTGATAAAATATACCGCGGATTGTCTTTCGTCCGCCGTGAAGTCCGATTTTAACGATGATGATTTTATCGGACATGCCGGCGGCGACGATTTTGTTATAATGACGCACCCTAAAAAAGCCGAAGCGATTGCTAAAAAGGTTATCGAACGATTTGATCCCGGCATAAAAAATTTTTATGATGAAGTTGACAGAAAAAATGGCTATATTATGTCTATCGACAGGCAGTACAATAAAAAAAATTTTCCTATAATGACGGTTTCCGTGGCAATTATATCCACCGAAATAAGCAGTTTATCTCACTTCTCGGATATTTCAAGACGTGCCGCGGAGCTTAAATCGCTGGCAAAACGTAATGAAAAAAGCTCCTATGTTTTTGAGCGGAGAAAGTGA
- a CDS encoding response regulator transcription factor: MIENKVVVVDDEEDIRSLVKDILQRENFKVISCQDTEEGYKRILKSKPDLVILDVKMPQIGGIELCRLLRENSETKNMPIIMLTVESSETDKIIGFGVGADDYITKPFGNKEFVARVKSLLRRTSRKSESNILECDGLVINLDSRTVTINKKEVILRPKEFDLLYTFLLRPNFVLNRDFILENVFEYNVAVTTRTIDTHIKNLRQTLGSWSKRIETVFGRGFKFVPDQNDKKK; encoded by the coding sequence ATGATTGAAAATAAAGTTGTCGTTGTCGACGATGAGGAGGATATAAGAAGCCTTGTCAAAGATATTCTACAGAGAGAGAACTTTAAAGTTATATCATGTCAGGATACCGAAGAAGGTTACAAAAGAATCTTGAAATCAAAACCAGATTTGGTTATACTAGATGTAAAAATGCCGCAAATCGGTGGGATAGAGCTTTGCAGGCTTTTGAGAGAAAACTCTGAAACGAAAAACATGCCGATAATAATGCTCACGGTAGAATCGTCTGAAACGGATAAAATTATTGGTTTCGGCGTAGGAGCAGACGATTATATAACGAAGCCTTTCGGCAATAAAGAATTTGTTGCGAGAGTGAAATCTCTCCTCAGGCGGACGAGTCGCAAAAGCGAATCCAATATTTTGGAATGCGATGGATTGGTAATAAACCTTGATTCAAGAACGGTTACCATAAATAAAAAAGAGGTTATTTTGCGTCCTAAAGAGTTTGATTTGCTTTACACGTTTTTGCTCCGTCCGAATTTTGTGTTAAACAGAGATTTCATATTGGAAAACGTTTTTGAGTATAATGTCGCGGTTACAACGCGCACAATAGACACTCATATTAAAAATTTAAGGCAGACTCTGGGTTCGTGGAGCAAGAGAATAGAAACTGTCTTTGGAAGAGGCTTTAAATTTGTCCCAGACCAAAACGACAAAAAAAAGTAA
- a CDS encoding sigma-70 family RNA polymerase sigma factor, which yields MSQTKTTKKSKTLKGKEDLSKYDPLVFAIAKRYSMMFPKIEFEDLVAEGKLGLLEASLKYKNGKKTVFSTYAWFWIIKNIQKYISKNINMIETPQTVKNILSSIKKIIDSNAKSGKKVSFEGLSKALGIGISEVSDTLAIAENLSNIVSLDKEIDTGENIRYLVDSIEDKSQPEIFDVITRSADNEMLAGMLSKLSEKENAVLSFRFALDGDIDKRMSIKDIALNLKVSVAKVKDLENSALLKLKGMIKNING from the coding sequence TTGTCCCAGACCAAAACGACAAAAAAAAGTAAAACTTTGAAAGGCAAGGAAGATCTTAGCAAATACGATCCTCTTGTTTTTGCCATTGCGAAGAGATACAGCATGATGTTTCCGAAGATTGAGTTTGAAGATCTGGTTGCCGAAGGCAAGCTGGGGCTTCTGGAAGCTTCTTTAAAATATAAAAATGGCAAGAAAACGGTTTTTTCGACTTATGCGTGGTTTTGGATAATAAAAAACATTCAAAAGTATATTTCAAAAAATATTAATATGATAGAAACTCCACAAACTGTTAAAAATATATTGTCTTCTATAAAAAAAATAATTGACAGTAATGCTAAATCGGGGAAAAAAGTTTCTTTTGAAGGTTTGTCAAAAGCACTTGGAATAGGTATATCGGAAGTATCGGATACTTTGGCTATTGCTGAAAACCTTTCAAATATAGTTTCTTTAGATAAAGAAATTGATACAGGAGAAAACATAAGATATTTGGTCGATTCCATTGAAGACAAGTCTCAGCCGGAAATATTTGATGTGATAACGCGCAGCGCCGACAATGAAATGCTTGCTGGGATGCTTTCAAAGTTGTCGGAAAAAGAAAACGCCGTATTGTCTTTCAGGTTTGCGCTGGACGGCGATATAGATAAAAGAATGTCTATAAAAGATATAGCTTTAAATCTTAAAGTATCCGTTGCAAAAGTTAAAGATTTGGAAAATTCAGCTTTGTTAAAATTAAAAGGAATGATAAAAAATATAAATGGATAA